A window of Pantoea agglomerans contains these coding sequences:
- a CDS encoding DUF3561 family protein, with product MQNVTPMLARKDESTPDEPRSSLPGGIIGFLSYWCALAIPFLLYGSNTLFFFLYTWPFFLALLPVSVLIGIIFSMALRGRLLWMTPATAVSVVCLFWLLFSFLSGW from the coding sequence ATGCAGAACGTTACTCCTATGCTGGCCCGCAAAGATGAAAGTACCCCGGACGAGCCGCGCTCGTCGCTGCCGGGCGGCATCATCGGCTTTCTCTCTTACTGGTGCGCGCTGGCGATCCCCTTCCTGTTGTACGGCTCCAACACGCTTTTCTTCTTCCTTTATACCTGGCCTTTTTTTCTGGCGCTGCTGCCGGTATCGGTGCTGATCGGCATTATTTTCAGCATGGCGCTGCGCGGCAGGCTGCTCTGGATGACCCCCGCGACGGCGGTGTCGGTGGTCTGCCTTTTCTGGCTGCTCTTCTCATTTTTATCGGGCTGGTGA